A portion of the Choristoneura fumiferana chromosome 20, NRCan_CFum_1, whole genome shotgun sequence genome contains these proteins:
- the LOC141439387 gene encoding uncharacterized protein produces the protein MQRSVNGSDGTNATSRNASQANNTGAEIFEDSTDQASLFRVGVRVPPFWPDRPALWFAQIEGQFILSGITADLTKFYYVTSHLDHKFAAEVEDVITNPPAENKYATLKAELIGRLSASQEQRDKQLLAHEELGDRKPTQFLRHLLHLAGPNKLPDAFIRTVWTSRLPFNLQAIVASHPDMPLLKLAELADKIQEYASPGPHIAETSPMPGPSTALSRYVSPPAFSPMETMSLQIAELSRQMAALTTHVLEQKTRPHTRAPKAVSKRIKQTPPAQERKKGVCWYHRRFGALATRCTHPCEYKPEN, from the coding sequence ATGCAGCGGTCGGTCAACGGGAGTGACGGTACTAACGCCACGTCCAGGAATGCGTCCCAGGCGAACAACACCGGAGCTGAAATTTTCGAAGACTCAACGGATCAGGCTAGTTTGTTCCGTGTAGGCGTACGAGTTCCCCCATTTTGGCCAGACAGACCGGCACTGTGGTTTGCTCAAATAGAGGGACAATTTATTCTTTCCGGGATTACGGCAGATTTAACAAAATTCTACTACGTGACATCACACCTCGATCATAAATTCGCTGCAGAAGTAGAGGATGTCATAACTAATCCCCCAGCCGAGAATAAATACGCAACGCTTAAAGCCGAGTTGATAGGCAGACTCTCTGCCTCTCAGGAACAACGAGATAAACAACTGCTCGCTCATGAGGAACTCGGTGATAGGAAACCTACTCAATTCCTACGCCACTTACTACACCTTGCCGGCCCAAACAAATTGCCTGACGCTTTCATCAGAACCGTGTGGACCAGTCGCCTTCCGTTCAATTTACAAGCGATCGTAGCCTCACATCCAGATATGCCTCTGCTTAAGCTAGCTGAACTGGCAGATAAAATTCAAGAGTATGCATCACCCGGCCCTCACATTGCAGAGACATCGCCAATGCCCGGTCCATCAACAGCACTCAGTAGATACGTCAGCCCACCTGCATTTTCGCCCATGGAAACCATGTCACTACAGATAGCCGAACTTTCCAGGCAAATGGCAGCGCTGACAACCCATGTACTCGAGCAAAAAACGCGCCCTCACACCAGAGCCCCTAAAGCGGTAAGCAAGCGTATTAAGCAAACCCCGCCCGCACAGGAGCGCAAGAAAGGCGTATGTTGGTACCACCGCAGATTCGGCGCACTAGCCACTAGGTGCACACACCCATGTGAGTACAAGCCGGAAAACTAA